The genomic segment CACTGTGCTTCTCAGGGTACTTAACAAGCCCTGCACAGTACTCGTTTTATCACTTTGGTATCTTTGTCCACTCCAGGGTGCCTAGCAGAATGTCAATGTCTTCACTGCATTTACAGTTAATAATTACTAATTTGAAAAGGAGCATAGATAGAGAAAGCATCGGGTGTGGCTACCTTGCTGAGACCGAACTCATCCACTTCATCGGGGGGGATGCCATAGTTGCCGATCAGAGGATATGTCAGCACTAAGATCTGTGCTTTGTAGGAAGGATCAGTGAGGGCCTCGGGGTAGCCGACCAAGCCGGTTTGAAACACTGCAAGAAAGAGGCAGGTCTGGGGCTCAGGCAGGGCTCCCGTCAGATCACTGCCCCGCACGATGAGAACGCCCCAATGGAGGCTGCCTTGGCTGTGAGATATgaaaggggctgggctggggactTGGGCGCCgaaaggctggggggagggggcgggggggttgTGCAGGCGGGAAAATGGCGGGGTCTGGACAGGGCAGACTGGGCAAAGAGGGCCAGCAGAGATTGGGATGGGGTCGGCAGCCGGACCGGGCTTGCTTACCCACTTCTCCGGCAGTCGACACAGCGGCCCCAAAGGGCTGGCCCCGCAGGACCAACCCATCCTCCAACACCAGGGTCGCCATGGGAACGGAGCTCAGAGACGTGGGCAAACAGAGAAGCTGGAAGCGCAGCAAGTTTCTGCTTTTGATGGAACCACGTGAGGACTGTGAGGCCAGAATCCGTACACGTGGCTAGCGGCCCGCACCACTAGAGCACGTACGCGGCGGTAAGCGCAGGAGCCCCAGGCGCGCTGGGAAGCGGCAGACTGCGGCGGCGCGGGGGGCGGGCTGCGTGAAGGGTGGGGCTGACACGTAagggggcggggcgagggcggCGACCAAGTTGGCGGCGCTTTTCTTCCCAGCGCAATGCAGGGAGAAACCGGTAATAGAAAGCCGATACCCCCAAAGCAGTCTCTCCCACCCCAACCAAGAAACACGCAAAGCCAGGGCACCTAACctaaacagtaaaaagaaaaagtttattacAGTTAACAGCACAAATGGGAACTGGTACTAGTCCACTCCTGGATTGGAATATAACTGCAGCACTGTGCAATGTTCCATCTTCCTTCCAACCTCGACCTCGGCCTCGAGGAGGACCCTCTGGCCAGCCTGTATCGGAAGCAAATGTCCCTGGCTGGGCTAAGATAGATTGGGGCGTTCTTTAGGTCAGCAGGAAGACTTAGGTGGTTCATGAAGCCTTGGCTTTTCGGCGTTGGGTCCCCCAAAGCAGGATGGAGATGGATAATGTGGTGGATCCCAGGATCCCGAAGAACATAAGCAGCGAGAACGAGCCCTGGgaataaaaggattaaaaaaaatcctcatacaGGGTTACAGCAAGGGCTAGCTACATCCTAACACCCAGTCCTAGTATATCTACCCTCTCATCCAGGGTGATTCTCCTAGAGTTTCCTTCTTAGGTGATTTGCATCAGCTCCTGGTCTTTTGGCTCTTCTTTCTGAGAGGTTTTTGCTCTATGCATTTCTCTTAATCCTGATTTAATTTCTCACCTGGCGCATACACTTGTAGCCATGGAAGCCAACAGCACAAATACACTGCAAAAGACCTGGACCATCAGGCACACAAGATCCATTCTCAGGACATATTTCTGGgagtcagagaaaaacagaacatCACTGGATCTCATTAGATATTTCTCAAACATCTGCTTTGGATTCTCTCAATTGATTCTATGTCAAAGGAAAGAAGACTACAGATGTTCagaacataaataatattttaagaccTTTTATTTCCAAGGGGTTTGAGCCTCAGAAACTTAAACAAAAGGTGTGTAAGCAACTTTACTGTCTTTCTTGGCTAATGGGGAGAATATAAAGGAGGAAAGGCACGGCTCCgcagggtagttcagttggttagagcgacATGCGGATATGCCaacattgcaggttcaatccctggtcagggctcatacaagaaacaaccaatgaatgtagaAATACGTGGatcaacaaatcaatgtttctctcttccccgcttttctcttccctcaagtcgataaaaatttttaaaaattaaaaaaagaatttacattaaaaaaaaaacacacctaaaacaaaacaaaggtggAAAGGCAGTTCCCAAAAGGGTGGAGGTGAAACAGCATACCTGCGTCCCCAGTGCTATTGCAAAGGTTCCTTTGCCCTTGGCAGGTCTGATAGTCTGTGTAAGTGGTGACAAAATTCCAGGCATTAATACCTCCAGGACAGTTGACATCGTGCGGTAGTATCCTGAACACAACACAGACAGTCTTAATATGCAACCCAGAGTTGCTGAGCTCACAGCCCTGCCTATCTTTGATTTTCTCCTCAAACCCTTACCCTCACTCACAGAGTCTGGAGCTGGGTAAAGCCACGGAAGGTGTTGGCCAAGTCATCCTTGAGGGGGTTTGCTTGCAGGTCTCTGAAAAGCACACACTGTTAGCTCTGTGCTTTAGGAAAACATCCTGCTTCCATTCACACCTCTTCCTGGACTGATATTCCAGTTCTCATTCTGAGTTGTCCAAGTTTAGACATCAGCATTCAAACATCTTTTTAGGAATGCATTCTCAAAGGCTTTCCCATCAACCCTTCACCACAGCCACATTTTGGTAGGGAAATGACCACTTACATGATGACAGCAGTATGTGCCTGGGGAAAGTTTGGACCAGGGTCCTTCAGAGAACAGTTCTGGAGATCCAGCCTGAGGAAATAAGGTAATCAGTGTAACTTTATGTCTCTCCTCTTCATCCACTGTAGGCCAATGCAGCCCCTTTTCTGCTAATATTAGTTGAACACAGCTATGTTCAGGGCCACGAACTAAGTgctgtagtaaatattttaattctacaCAGTCCAATTCAGTCACCACCAGCTAGCTACATGTAGCTACTTAAATTAAATTCAGTGAAAAACATTCAGCTCCTCGTTTGCACTCGCCATATTTCAAATGTCCAAGAACTACTAACATGTAGTTAACAGCTATGAAAGTACAGAtatggaacatttccatcatgGCAGAAAGTTCTTTGTATCTGACATATTGGAAGAAATTTGTTTCTTGTATAGATTAGTGGATCTCACATTATGATATGATTCTCAGATTCACAAAGGACcttccaatggaaaaaaaaattcaaatcacaTAAATGAAGGTTTTTTCCAAATGCATTTCCTACCACAGTTTGGATGTAAACTACTGGAGATTAAGGACCCTGCCATATCATTTTCTTCAGTATCTATCACTGTATGTTCCTTTATTCTACATATATTTACTGAGTGCGTCCTAACTGCAAAAATTTGGAGTATCAAAACAACCCCTCAGTATCTTAGCTTTCAAAAGGCTTACAATGCAGTAGAGGAACAAGATGATcaccaaaagtaaaaataatataaacattaaattataatatGAAAGAAATCACAAGACAGTATACAAATAAATTTGAGTAGTGCAGACACTAAGGATTAGtggaagtaaaaaaatattaCTCTGGTATTTAGTAGTAGGGAAACTTCACAAAAGATGTTGCAGTTAAAGAATGGATATGCCTTTATGTGGTGGAGGAAGGCAATTTCAGGTAAAGAGAGAAGGCTGAACAAAGAAAGGCACAATGCTTTTGGAGGTAGATTGAAGCCAGACCTTCATAAAGGGTTTGAGTGGACAAATAGTTGGAATTCTAATTTTAAAGCCATAGCATGATAATGGAAGAAATTTGGTTTTCAGAAAGTTTAACACAGAGAAGTATATAGGTAGcttagagaaagaggagaatggaAGCAAGACATGATATTTTGAGTCTGAAGTGAGGGTGCACTCAAGAGGAGATGTTAATAGGAAGCTAGAGGTACCTTGCTTGGAGAGAAGTAAAACCACACTAAAAAAGATCAACGTCGGTAGACACCTGCATGGTGGGTAAAGGTAAAGCTGTAATAATTAGGTGGATTCTCAAGAgggtaaagggaaaaaatgcaggGACTAACCTGGAAAAGAGGGCAGGAAGAGGAATGTGCctcaaaaataaacatgaattaatCAGAAACGGAAAAAATAACACACATTAGCATAGTGTCCTGGAGGCTACGGGGTCTTTTCACGGAGACACACAGTAAACAATAGAAAGATatgataataaacaaacaaacaaagatcttttaaaaacaaagccatAAAAGCCTTTAAAGtaaaacaggcaaaaattaaaacttgtaATTCCAACCAGAAAGAACCACAGGACAGTTTACCTAGCCAAAAATGCTATAACAGATTTAAAAGACTGAGAATCGTGGTTAAGATGCCTCCAAAACATGCACAAATATTTATCCCAAAAGCCAATCAGGCAAGCCTTGATGAGTCTGGGTTGGGAACTCTTTTCCACTCTCCAGGGATGCCttttcctccctcaccccaggaTGGCGCCCTTCTGATTCAGGCAGCAGCGGGCATGCAACTTCAGCTCTGGTGTCTGCTCACAAAAAAAGGCCACTTCTGACAAATTTCGTACACTCCCCGGGCAATGGACGCATatctgcagaagaaagaaaactattaggactctagaaaaaaaaaagccaggaacAAACAGGGATCAAAACTTAACTGCCAGTACACCTCTCCAGAATTCCTCTGctacagagaagggaagtgtcCTACCTTTACATCAGGTTTGACTAGAAGATGCGTTTCTTCCCAGGCGCCAAATCAGCGCAGTGGACTACGTCCAGGGAAGGCCCTCATCTTTGTGGATTACTATCCGAACACATTTATTACGTTCTCTCCAGTGACTTCTCAATCTGACAGCCCTGGTTCAGCCGGGTGTAAAAGGACTGCAGGTACACAAAGAACTCATCAAGCATTATAGAAAGTACAGTCCTGCCACCGCACGATAAACGACTTTCGTGCCTTGAGAGCCTGAGAAGACTCAAAGGACTCTTCTGTAGAAAGAATTCAGTTATTCAAAGATTAAGGAGCGAGGAGGTCAAAGTTCAAATGGATGTTGGCTGGGGCTAGGACGCTGGGAAACTTGCGCAGAGTGAGCAATCGTAAGCGGGAGCCAGCTGGGCTATACGGCTGGGAAGGCCTCAAGGGCGAAATCAGAGGTGCTGTCCCCCTGGGGGGAGCCGCGAACAGGCGAGCGCGACACCAGCTGGCCCAGCACCTCTGCTTCAGTCCGACCTCTAACTTGCTTCTGTACCTCGGGTAGCGCCAGATCCCTTTCCACGCCCAGGGCGAGGAGCAGGGCCGCAGCCCAGGGTAGCGGGATCGAAGAACTGCAAGGACCGCGAGGGGACATTTTTCTGCTCCCTACGTCCTTCTCAGCGGCTCGCGAGACTAGCGCGTGTGGCTCCGCCCCCCAGGGGGGCGTGGACTAGTGGTGCGGGCCAGTAGGccgggggtggggatggctggttcTGGGGTTGCCGTGGCTCGCGGAGGTCAGCTCTATTCTCTGTGCGTCTCAGTCCTCGTTGGAGGAAACTGGCAGACCcgtctcttttttcctctttagcgAAAGCCTGCCCGCCGCCGCTCTCTGAGGCCCGCGTTCCTGGCGTCGGACGCCCAGGTCGCGTCTCCGCGGCCTCTCGGGGCCGCTCCTGCAGCCCTCAGTAAACATGGCGgggcaggcagggggcggggctctgCAGTCACTCGGCCCGCGTGCTGCAGGCCACGCTCTTCGGCGGCGGCCGTACCCAAACGTGGAGACCCGGCAGGTGGGCCGGACGGGGGACGAGCCGCAACGGTGTGGGCCGGTACAGAGAAGCGCCGGAGATGCGCCTCGGAGCTGAGAGGGAGGGACAAGGAGGGGAGGGGCGAGTTTTGCCGGTCCCCACCTTGAAGGGCCCGGGAAAATCCTTAGTGCGGGC from the Desmodus rotundus isolate HL8 chromosome 5, HLdesRot8A.1, whole genome shotgun sequence genome contains:
- the ATRAID gene encoding all-trans retinoic acid-induced differentiation factor, whose product is MSPRGPCSSSIPLPWAAALLLALGVERDLALPEICVHCPGSVRNLSEVAFFCEQTPELKLHARCCLNQKGAILGLDLQNCSLKDPGPNFPQAHTAVIIDLQANPLKDDLANTFRGFTQLQTLILPHDVNCPGGINAWNFVTTYTDYQTCQGQRNLCNSTGDAEICPENGSCVPDGPGLLQCICAVGFHGYKCMRQGSFSLLMFFGILGSTTLSISILLWGTQRRKAKAS